Genomic window (Prosthecobacter fusiformis):
GCAGCGTCCTGGAATACTATACAGCATGATCGGCAGCTTGGTATTGTCGGCGATGGCCTTGAAATGCTGATACAGGCCTTCCGGGGTCGGCTTGTTATAATAAGGAGCCACCTGGAGAGATGCCGTTGCACCAGCAGCCTCCGCTTCTTGCGTCAGTTCAATGGCCTCACGGGTGCTGTTGGAGCCTGTGCCCGCCATGACGATGCCACGACCTTTGGCAAATTCGACCGTCAGCTTCACCACCTGTTCATGCTCGTCATAATCCAGGGTCGGAGATTCCCCGGTGGTGCCGCAAGGAACCACGCCAGAGACGCCGTTATCGAACTGGAAATCGACAAGTTTTTTGAGCGCTTCCTCGTCGAGCTGGCCGTTACGGAAGGGGGTGACAATGGCGGTGTGGGTTCCTGCGAACATGATTGAGGGAGTGGAAAAGATTATAGCGTAACCGTGCCTTGGAAAACAAAATCCGCAGGGCCGAAGAGGGTCACGTCAGTGTATTCGTGGGGGGGATTTTCTGTGAAGCCGACACGCAGGGTATCCCCGCCCTTCACCAAGACGGTGACGGGGCTGGGGGCACCCGTCAGTTCGTGATGGATAAGAGCGCAGGCCACCATGCCCGTGCCGCAGGCCAGGGTCTCATCTTCTACCCCGCGCTCATAGGTGCGGATGGAGATGCTGCCTGGGGCCAGTACTTTGGCGAAGTTCGCATTGGTGCCTTTAGGCTTGAAGGCGTCGTGATATCGAAGCCCGGCACCCCAGGCCTTCACGGGCACGGTATCCAGATCTTCCACAAAAACGACAGCATGAGGCACGCCGGTGTTCACACTGTGCACGGTCAGTACATCACCTGCGACGGGCAGATCCGTGGCCAGTTTCAGGCCATGGGGAGCACTCATGTTGATGCGCACCTGGTCACCCTCAAACTCGGCGGAGATCATCCCGGCCAGGGTTTCAAAACGGACGAGTGTCAGCTTGCCATCATGCAACCGGTTGACGAAGCTGCCAAAACAGCGCGCACCATTGCCGCACATCTCAGCTTCACTACCATCCGCATTGTAGTAGCGCATTTTGAAGTCGCCGCCTTCAGTGGCAGGCTCCACACAGAGAAGGCCATCCGCACCGATGCCGCGATGGCGGTCGCAAAGCTGGGCAATTTGCTCCGTGGACAGGGACAGGGCGAGGTCGCGATTGTCCAGCATGACGAAGTCATTGCCGGCACCGTTCATTTTCCAGAAGTTCAGGGTCATGTGATGAATTAAAAAAGGTTACGCCAGGGCTTTCACGGCGGCGACGAGAGGTTTCACAAAGGCTTCCACCTGATCGGCCAGATCGGCGGCGGCACCATTCTTCTCGATAAGCTTGACGATGGCGCTGCCGACCAC
Coding sequences:
- the dapF gene encoding diaminopimelate epimerase, with the protein product MTLNFWKMNGAGNDFVMLDNRDLALSLSTEQIAQLCDRHRGIGADGLLCVEPATEGGDFKMRYYNADGSEAEMCGNGARCFGSFVNRLHDGKLTLVRFETLAGMISAEFEGDQVRINMSAPHGLKLATDLPVAGDVLTVHSVNTGVPHAVVFVEDLDTVPVKAWGAGLRYHDAFKPKGTNANFAKVLAPGSISIRTYERGVEDETLACGTGMVACALIHHELTGAPSPVTVLVKGGDTLRVGFTENPPHEYTDVTLFGPADFVFQGTVTL